One Sulfuricurvum sp. genomic region harbors:
- a CDS encoding efflux RND transporter permease subunit → MKDFNLSEWAVTHRPMVLFLIIAVLIAGIVSFTKLGRSEDPNFNVPTMSIVVAWPGATAKEVQNQVLNRIERKLQELEYIDYVKSYSRQGFGAIEVRVKGGIGRKNLDESWYQARKKISDISREFPSGVRGPFFNDEFNDVYSVLYAVKASDLTMAELGDTAEEIKRQLQSVTGVKKVDILGKQPERIFVELSTHRLAAMGISPDVIMDALSAQNMVTPSGAIDTANDRVHIRIDGVLHNVKDVANVSIQIGGKLLKLSDVATVRTGYEDPQSFTIRHNAEQTVAIGVIMKQNGDILKLGSDLDAQMAVIKGELPIGVEVEKYADQPKIVEESVWEFEKSFLEALIIVLIVSFVSLGWRTGIVVAASIPLVLGIVSMIMYAAGWNLDRISLGALIIALGLLVDDAIIAVEMMTVKLEEGWDRLSAATFAYSSTAFPMLTGTLVTVAGFMPVGFAKSLAGEYAGGIFWVVGVALLASWIVAVIFTPYLGMKMLPHYDTLSSEQEHDPYDKPMYHKFRQLINWSITRRWWVLGSTIALFALAGAGMTLVQQQFFPTAARSELLVELRL, encoded by the coding sequence CGGTATTGTATCGTTCACCAAGCTTGGAAGGTCGGAAGATCCCAACTTTAATGTTCCGACGATGAGCATCGTAGTCGCGTGGCCCGGTGCAACGGCTAAGGAAGTTCAGAATCAAGTACTAAACCGCATTGAGCGCAAACTTCAGGAACTTGAATATATTGACTATGTTAAATCGTACTCACGCCAAGGTTTCGGAGCGATTGAGGTACGTGTTAAAGGGGGAATCGGTAGAAAAAACTTGGATGAATCTTGGTATCAGGCTCGTAAGAAGATTTCTGATATTAGTCGTGAGTTTCCCTCCGGAGTACGAGGACCTTTTTTCAATGATGAGTTCAATGATGTCTACAGTGTTTTATACGCCGTAAAAGCGTCTGATCTAACGATGGCTGAGCTCGGTGATACTGCCGAGGAGATTAAACGTCAGTTGCAAAGTGTAACAGGCGTCAAAAAAGTGGATATTCTCGGTAAGCAGCCCGAACGCATTTTTGTAGAGCTTTCTACCCACCGTCTTGCGGCAATGGGTATCTCTCCTGATGTTATCATGGATGCATTATCCGCACAAAACATGGTGACACCATCCGGCGCGATCGATACGGCAAATGATCGGGTGCATATCCGAATTGACGGCGTATTGCACAACGTAAAAGATGTGGCAAATGTCAGTATCCAGATTGGCGGCAAACTGCTCAAACTCTCCGATGTAGCCACCGTACGTACCGGTTATGAAGATCCGCAAAGCTTTACCATTCGGCATAATGCAGAGCAAACGGTAGCCATCGGCGTGATTATGAAACAAAACGGTGATATTCTGAAACTCGGTTCTGATTTAGATGCACAAATGGCGGTCATTAAAGGTGAATTGCCTATAGGTGTTGAAGTCGAGAAATATGCGGATCAGCCTAAAATCGTAGAGGAATCGGTATGGGAATTTGAGAAATCATTTCTTGAAGCCTTGATTATTGTTTTGATTGTCTCTTTTGTCTCACTCGGATGGCGAACGGGTATCGTTGTTGCGGCCTCTATCCCTCTTGTATTAGGGATCGTTTCGATGATTATGTATGCTGCGGGGTGGAACTTGGATCGTATTTCTCTGGGTGCCTTGATCATCGCATTGGGACTGTTGGTCGATGATGCGATTATCGCGGTTGAAATGATGACCGTCAAACTCGAAGAGGGGTGGGATCGTTTGAGTGCGGCTACGTTTGCCTATAGCTCAACGGCTTTTCCAATGCTTACCGGAACGTTGGTTACGGTAGCCGGCTTTATGCCGGTAGGTTTTGCCAAGTCACTTGCCGGCGAGTATGCCGGAGGGATATTTTGGGTAGTCGGGGTAGCTCTTTTAGCGTCTTGGATCGTAGCTGTCATCTTTACCCCATACCTTGGGATGAAGATGTTGCCGCACTATGATACTCTTTCATCAGAACAAGAGCATGATCCTTATGACAAGCCGATGTATCATAAATTTCGACAATTAATTAACTGGAGTATAACACGACGCTGGTGGGTTCTTGGATCTACCATTGCCCTTTTTGCTCTTGCCGGAGCAGGGATGACATTGGTTCAACAACAGTTTTTTCCTACAGCAGCTCGCAGTGAGTTATTGGTAGAGCTTCGTCTAAG